In Helicobacter pylori, a single genomic region encodes these proteins:
- a CDS encoding YigZ family protein, translated as MKTLKNLITSKHQIKASRFLGYLMPFDDFEKTLLELKKEHFKAVHFVTAFRYSLEGKITEGFSDDGEPKGSSGMPMLSVLRREDLINIGLVSVRYFGGTLLGVGGLMKAYAKSALLCVENAQRENALKDFVELETLSAHYSYKELDALQREIKKFSLQLSKKNFSSQSVEVEISGERENLQAFLQQNKIN; from the coding sequence GTGAAAACGCTTAAAAACCTCATCACCTCCAAGCACCAGATTAAAGCGTCTCGTTTTTTAGGGTATCTTATGCCTTTTGATGATTTTGAAAAAACCCTTTTAGAATTGAAAAAAGAGCATTTTAAAGCCGTGCATTTTGTAACGGCGTTCCGCTATTCTTTAGAGGGCAAAATCACGGAGGGTTTTAGCGATGATGGCGAGCCTAAAGGGAGTTCAGGAATGCCTATGCTTAGCGTTTTAAGGCGAGAAGATTTGATCAATATAGGATTAGTGAGCGTGCGTTATTTTGGAGGCACGCTTTTAGGGGTGGGGGGCTTGATGAAAGCTTATGCCAAAAGCGCGTTATTGTGCGTAGAAAACGCTCAAAGAGAAAACGCTTTGAAGGATTTTGTGGAGTTAGAAACTTTAAGCGCTCATTATTCTTACAAAGAATTAGACGCTCTTCAGCGTGAAATTAAGAAATTTAGCTTACAATTAAGCAAAAAGAATTTTTCAAGCCAAAGCGTGGAAGTGGAAATCAGCGGCGAAAGAGAAAATTTGCAAGCGTTTTTACAACAAAATAAGATAAATTAG
- the hemJ gene encoding protoporphyrinogen oxidase HemJ — translation MGFLNGYFLWVKAFHVIAVISWMAALFYLPRLFVYHAENAHKKEFVGVVKIQEKKLYSFIASPAMGFTLITGILMLLIAPEMFKSGGWLHAKLALVALLLIYHFYCKKCMRELEKDPTRRNARFYRVFNEVPTILMILIVILVVVKPF, via the coding sequence ATGGGATTTTTGAATGGGTATTTTTTATGGGTTAAGGCTTTCCATGTGATAGCGGTCATTTCGTGGATGGCGGCGTTATTTTATTTGCCGCGCCTTTTTGTCTATCATGCAGAAAACGCACATAAAAAAGAGTTTGTAGGAGTGGTTAAAATCCAAGAAAAAAAGCTTTATTCCTTTATCGCTTCGCCGGCTATGGGTTTCACGCTTATCACAGGGATTTTAATGTTGTTGATTGCTCCTGAAATGTTTAAAAGCGGGGGGTGGTTGCATGCTAAATTGGCTTTAGTGGCATTGCTTTTAATCTATCATTTTTACTGCAAAAAATGCATGCGCGAGCTAGAAAAAGACCCCACAAGAAGAAACGCAAGGTTTTATCGTGTGTTTAATGAAGTGCCCACGATTTTAATGATCCTCATTGTGATTTTAGTGGTTGTCAAGCCTTTTTAA